One Lysinibacillus fusiformis genomic window carries:
- a CDS encoding glycosyltransferase: MKILFVAQNFQMGGIQKALINTLKEVSLYKHYEIDVFTFGEGELMKDIPPNVNVHTGNLLLQLIATPFAEVKMRKNVWHLMLRLLCMIVVRLIGSNHLYSILLKAHRNDRVYDIAVSYFNDVSHNYFNQGTNLFVDKFVQANRKFAWIHTDPLKADFHYDRCVETYKNFDRLLCVSEACKQNLINFLPQYKDKIQVVYNFFPIKEIKDLAWQYTPFEKGTIDLISIGRIENVTKRFHLIPLLCKLLKDSSICHFRWRILGNGPDLLQNKRLAFELGVDDVVEFVGECNNPYPFIRQSDVLILTSAYEGYPMVIGEALILDTPVITTNFAAAGEQISDGQNGFITSGNVEDLYPIIANVIKNTDKLQRMKKFIEENQYTNQKAHEQLVLEFDAK, encoded by the coding sequence ATGAAGATATTATTTGTTGCGCAAAATTTTCAGATGGGCGGTATCCAAAAAGCATTAATTAATACACTCAAAGAAGTCAGTCTCTACAAGCATTATGAAATAGATGTTTTTACATTTGGTGAAGGTGAATTAATGAAGGACATCCCTCCAAATGTTAATGTGCATACAGGAAATTTACTGTTACAACTAATCGCTACTCCTTTTGCAGAAGTGAAAATGAGAAAGAATGTGTGGCATTTAATGCTGCGACTATTATGTATGATTGTTGTGCGATTGATTGGGTCTAACCATTTATATTCAATCTTGTTAAAAGCACATCGTAACGATAGGGTTTATGATATTGCCGTTTCTTATTTTAATGATGTGTCACATAATTATTTCAACCAAGGCACGAATTTATTTGTAGATAAATTTGTTCAGGCAAATAGGAAGTTCGCTTGGATACATACGGATCCTCTTAAAGCTGACTTTCATTATGATAGATGTGTCGAAACCTATAAAAATTTTGATCGATTGCTTTGTGTTTCCGAAGCATGTAAGCAAAACTTGATAAACTTTCTTCCACAATATAAAGACAAAATTCAGGTTGTCTATAACTTCTTCCCAATTAAAGAAATAAAAGATCTAGCATGGCAGTATACACCATTTGAAAAAGGTACTATAGATTTAATATCTATTGGAAGGATTGAAAATGTCACCAAAAGGTTTCATCTCATTCCACTACTCTGTAAGTTACTAAAGGATTCTTCCATTTGTCATTTTCGTTGGAGAATTTTAGGGAACGGGCCAGATTTACTGCAAAATAAAAGATTAGCTTTTGAATTAGGGGTAGATGATGTAGTTGAATTTGTCGGTGAATGTAACAATCCATATCCTTTTATAAGACAAAGTGATGTGCTTATTTTAACATCGGCATATGAGGGTTATCCAATGGTTATAGGGGAGGCATTGATATTAGATACACCGGTTATTACCACGAATTTTGCAGCAGCAGGCGAACAAATTAGTGATGGCCAAAACGGCTTTATTACGAGCGGAAATGTAGAGGACCTCTATCCGATTATTGCCAATGTAATCAAAAACACTGACAAGCTCCAAAGAATGAAAAAGTTTATCGAAGAAAATCAATATACAAATCAAAAAGCACATGAACAACTAGTATTGGAGTTTGATGCTAAATGA
- a CDS encoding glycosyltransferase family 2 protein: MPFLSIIVPIYNVEPYLRKCIESILKQEFVDFELILVDDGSTDNCSIICDEYAVHDARITVIHKENGGLVSARKAGLSIASGQYIGYVDSDDWIEVDMYKSLCNAARKFDVDIVICDIVENYSNLEVKRTQSVAPGLYRKKRMIQEVYPVMLFSGEYFKFGLFPSVSNKLFKRALLEKYQFKVDEKIRLGEDVACTYPSLLQANSIYILEDKYLYHYRQNSSSMTASYDEKFFEKILILCERLNDLKREVEGLVPNFAEQLHYYFTYLATATVHNEFNRRNVKSFREKRIFIKKMLAHKDMKKALHAVHMNKMPLKSKIYIWLLKKHHILLLYVLTWLSRYRSDMKVLNPAFTNG; this comes from the coding sequence ATGCCATTTTTAAGTATTATTGTACCAATCTATAATGTGGAGCCTTATTTAAGAAAGTGTATTGAGAGCATTTTGAAACAGGAATTCGTAGATTTTGAATTAATCTTAGTAGATGATGGTTCGACGGATAACTGCTCCATAATTTGCGATGAATACGCCGTGCACGATGCAAGAATTACTGTTATTCATAAAGAAAATGGGGGGCTTGTCAGTGCACGTAAAGCGGGGTTAAGTATCGCCAGTGGGCAATATATTGGCTATGTGGATAGTGATGATTGGATTGAAGTGGATATGTACAAATCATTATGTAATGCCGCACGTAAATTTGATGTGGACATCGTCATTTGTGATATTGTTGAAAATTATTCGAATTTAGAAGTGAAACGAACGCAAAGTGTAGCGCCTGGACTGTACAGGAAGAAGAGGATGATACAAGAGGTGTATCCGGTTATGTTGTTTTCAGGCGAATATTTTAAATTTGGATTATTCCCTTCAGTTTCCAATAAATTATTTAAAAGAGCGCTACTAGAAAAATATCAATTTAAAGTAGATGAAAAAATTCGCTTGGGGGAAGATGTTGCTTGTACGTATCCAAGCTTACTTCAGGCGAACAGTATATATATATTAGAAGATAAGTATCTCTACCATTATCGTCAAAACTCTTCTTCAATGACTGCGAGCTATGATGAGAAGTTCTTTGAAAAAATACTTATTTTGTGTGAACGATTGAATGATCTTAAACGTGAAGTGGAAGGGTTGGTCCCTAATTTCGCTGAACAATTACACTATTATTTTACGTATTTAGCGACTGCCACCGTTCATAATGAATTTAACCGGCGTAATGTTAAGAGCTTCCGTGAGAAAAGAATCTTTATCAAAAAAATGTTAGCGCATAAGGATATGAAAAAGGCATTACATGCGGTCCACATGAATAAAATGCCACTCAAGTCAAAGATTTATATTTGGTTATTGAAGAAACATCATATTCTTTTACTCTATGTATTGACTTGGTTGAGTCGGTATCGAAGTGACATGAAGGTTTTAAACCCCGCTTTTACTAACGGATAA
- a CDS encoding lipopolysaccharide biosynthesis protein yields MRTKKVLLNLLSNVLLQIVSAAINFILPRLFMTTYGSASNGLISSIKQFLSYLKIVEAGVGSASIAALYKPLSLGDKDQINGILSATNHFYRRSGIIFTVLVAILAIFYPFVVGDEVNPRTAFYMVLILGISGMWEYFFIGKYLVLLTADQKNYVIFRIQTILLIASTLLSLMLIMLGFSIIVVIASSSVLLLLDILFLRRYVKKKYSYFNIKVEPNTRATKAKWDALIHQIASLVVFNTPFILITLFLGLAEVSVFTVYSLVFNAVTLFVSAFSGAMLAAFGDILVKEDRDGLQKYFQHFEYVFFAVVAFCYTCTAILFLPFITIYTMGVEDVDYIRPWLATLFVMVGVANTIRIPSNTLVNAAGHFRETKNRAIIEAVINLVTSIIFVQFFGIEGVLIGALCSYAYRTWDLILYTSKEILKQSALVTVKKITRNTILAFSAATPFIFFMELPITGVGSWLVAAICVSLWTIAIVLLGNFIFEPKMMRDILVHVKRAISND; encoded by the coding sequence ATGAGAACAAAAAAAGTGTTATTGAATTTACTGTCAAATGTACTGCTTCAAATTGTTTCGGCAGCCATTAATTTTATTTTGCCTCGATTATTTATGACGACATATGGCTCCGCTTCCAACGGACTTATATCATCCATTAAGCAATTTTTAAGTTATTTGAAAATTGTCGAAGCGGGCGTAGGTAGTGCGTCTATCGCTGCACTTTATAAGCCCTTGTCCCTGGGTGATAAAGACCAGATAAATGGAATACTGTCAGCTACTAATCATTTTTATAGACGTTCAGGTATTATCTTTACAGTGTTAGTAGCAATTTTAGCTATCTTCTATCCTTTCGTAGTGGGCGACGAGGTGAATCCACGTACAGCCTTTTACATGGTACTTATTCTAGGGATAAGCGGTATGTGGGAGTATTTTTTTATAGGGAAATATCTAGTTCTTCTGACGGCGGATCAAAAAAATTACGTAATTTTCCGCATCCAAACAATTTTACTTATTGCCAGTACACTACTGTCATTGATGCTTATCATGCTTGGTTTTTCCATCATTGTCGTTATCGCTAGTTCAAGTGTTCTATTATTACTGGATATACTTTTTTTAAGACGCTATGTCAAAAAAAAATATTCATATTTTAATATAAAAGTAGAGCCAAATACACGAGCAACAAAAGCTAAATGGGATGCTTTAATTCATCAAATCGCTTCGTTAGTAGTATTTAATACACCGTTTATATTGATTACATTGTTTCTAGGCTTAGCAGAGGTTAGTGTATTTACGGTGTACAGTTTGGTCTTTAATGCCGTCACTTTGTTCGTTTCAGCTTTTTCGGGGGCAATGTTAGCAGCATTTGGTGACATTCTAGTAAAAGAGGATAGGGACGGTCTTCAAAAATATTTTCAACATTTTGAGTACGTTTTTTTTGCAGTCGTTGCTTTTTGTTATACGTGTACAGCCATTTTATTTTTACCGTTTATCACTATATATACAATGGGTGTTGAGGATGTCGATTATATTCGGCCATGGCTAGCGACGCTATTTGTTATGGTAGGTGTTGCGAACACGATTCGAATTCCTTCAAATACATTAGTAAACGCTGCGGGCCATTTTAGAGAGACGAAAAACCGTGCCATTATTGAAGCAGTTATTAACCTTGTGACCTCCATTATTTTCGTGCAGTTTTTTGGTATAGAGGGGGTACTAATAGGGGCTCTTTGTTCGTATGCCTATCGTACTTGGGATTTAATTTTGTATACGTCAAAAGAAATTTTAAAACAGTCAGCGCTAGTTACGGTAAAAAAAATTACGCGTAATACCATTTTAGCATTCAGCGCTGCAACGCCATTTATTTTTTTCATGGAGCTTCCTATTACAGGTGTAGGTTCTTGGTTGGTAGCGGCGATATGTGTTTCCTTGTGGACAATTGCGATTGTTTTATTAGGGAATTTTATATTTGAACCTAAAATGATGCGTGATATTTTAGTGCATGTAAAGCGAGCAATTTCCAACGATTAA
- a CDS encoding acyltransferase family protein yields MKPVVKEIFLLRFVACLGIVFMHGVTLALDIYDIGESPLLVVLTSIQLAFMFGTPLFIFISEFVIAYSYPDHLPKKFYEKRFKYIFVPFLFIGILDAALHSIGTNSGEFEKKVILNLFEGDFHGYFIVIIFQFYFLHPLFVKYIVSKYPTYKVIITAFLINFGYLAFFNFLDPYEYFYYFPYAELEWSVLNKMPFPAWLAYFVTAYYCGRNYEVFLKLLQRFRYQLFVVYLCTLSFLLAIQFLGFITEIHSKRIDVILYTLSVAFLLFYIASKMQRTPSFVIFISRYSFGIYLLHPLFNILVKSFLSNYAEKLSTFSVVFISFFFSTISSIFVTYLLNKWKFGAYLVGQVHLDEKLSASNAKQVLNHRS; encoded by the coding sequence ATGAAACCAGTTGTAAAAGAAATATTTTTACTAAGATTCGTTGCCTGTTTGGGGATTGTGTTCATGCACGGTGTCACGTTAGCGCTAGATATCTATGACATTGGGGAAAGTCCATTATTAGTAGTACTGACGTCTATTCAATTGGCATTCATGTTCGGAACACCGCTCTTTATTTTTATCTCGGAGTTCGTCATTGCTTATTCCTATCCAGATCATTTACCCAAAAAATTTTACGAAAAACGTTTTAAGTATATATTTGTCCCATTTCTGTTTATAGGCATTCTAGATGCAGCGCTTCATTCGATTGGAACGAATAGTGGTGAATTTGAAAAAAAGGTTATTTTAAATTTATTCGAAGGCGATTTTCATGGTTATTTTATCGTCATCATTTTTCAGTTTTATTTTTTACATCCATTGTTTGTCAAGTATATTGTATCGAAATATCCAACCTATAAAGTCATCATAACTGCTTTTCTAATTAATTTTGGTTACTTAGCCTTTTTTAATTTTTTGGATCCATACGAGTATTTTTATTATTTTCCATATGCAGAACTGGAGTGGAGCGTTTTAAATAAGATGCCGTTTCCTGCATGGCTAGCTTATTTTGTAACAGCCTACTATTGCGGAAGAAATTATGAAGTTTTCCTAAAATTATTACAGCGTTTTCGTTATCAACTATTCGTTGTATACCTATGCACACTAAGTTTTTTACTAGCTATTCAGTTCTTGGGCTTTATCACTGAGATTCACTCAAAGAGAATAGATGTCATTCTGTATACTTTGAGTGTCGCTTTCTTGTTATTTTATATAGCAAGTAAAATGCAGAGAACGCCAAGTTTTGTAATTTTTATTAGTCGTTATTCCTTTGGTATTTATTTGTTACACCCATTATTTAATATCTTGGTTAAAAGTTTTTTATCGAACTATGCAGAAAAATTAAGTACTTTTTCTGTTGTCTTTATTTCATTTTTTTTCAGTACGATTAGTTCCATTTTCGTGACATATCTATTGAACAAATGGAAATTCGGTGCTTACTTAGTAGGGCAGGTACATTTAGATGAAAAATTAAGTGCTAGCAATGCGAAACAAGTACTCAATCACCGGTCATGA
- a CDS encoding TIGR00282 family metallophosphoesterase: MKVLFIGDIVGSIGRDAVEKYLPRLKKKYNLDVVIANGENAAAGRGITRSIYNDLLQMGVDVITMGNHTWDNKDIFDFIDDADYLIRPANFSSDAPGKGMVQISKNGVTLSVINLHGRVFLPPHEDPFAMAEELIEEARKTSPLVFVDFHAEATSEKIALGWHLDGKASAVVGTHTHVQTADARIYPNGTAYITDVGMTGPYDEILGMTKDSVIYKFQTNMPARFEVPKRGREVLSGFFVEIDDKSGKAVHCERIYINEDYPFKG; the protein is encoded by the coding sequence ATGAAAGTGCTATTTATTGGAGATATTGTCGGCTCAATTGGTCGTGATGCAGTGGAAAAATATTTGCCACGTTTAAAGAAAAAATATAACCTAGACGTTGTCATTGCGAATGGTGAAAATGCAGCAGCAGGGCGTGGAATTACACGTTCTATTTATAATGACCTTTTACAAATGGGTGTAGATGTCATTACGATGGGCAACCATACTTGGGACAACAAGGATATTTTTGATTTTATTGATGATGCGGATTATTTAATTCGTCCAGCGAATTTTTCAAGTGATGCTCCAGGTAAGGGTATGGTACAAATTTCAAAAAATGGTGTCACATTATCGGTTATTAATTTACATGGTCGAGTGTTTTTGCCACCACATGAGGACCCTTTTGCAATGGCGGAGGAATTGATTGAAGAAGCGCGTAAAACGTCTCCGTTAGTATTTGTGGATTTTCATGCTGAAGCGACAAGTGAAAAAATTGCACTTGGTTGGCATTTAGATGGTAAGGCTTCAGCGGTTGTTGGGACACATACACATGTACAGACTGCAGATGCGCGCATTTATCCGAATGGGACAGCCTATATTACTGACGTCGGAATGACAGGACCTTATGATGAAATTTTAGGGATGACGAAGGACAGTGTTATTTACAAATTCCAGACAAATATGCCAGCTCGCTTTGAAGTACCAAAAAGAGGGCGCGAAGTGTTAAGCGGCTTTTTTGTTGAAATTGATGACAAATCAGGAAAAGCTGTGCACTGCGAAAGAATTTATATAAATGAAGATTATCCGTTCAAAGGATAA
- a CDS encoding stage V sporulation protein S: MDSLKVSSRSNPNSVAGALVAVIREKGQAEMQAVGAGALNQAVKAVAIARGFVAPSGTDLICAPAFADILIAGEERTALKLLVEKRVR, encoded by the coding sequence GTGGATTCATTAAAAGTATCGTCACGCTCTAATCCAAATTCAGTTGCAGGTGCATTAGTCGCGGTAATCAGAGAAAAAGGGCAAGCAGAAATGCAGGCAGTTGGGGCGGGTGCACTTAACCAAGCCGTGAAAGCAGTGGCCATTGCACGCGGATTTGTAGCGCCAAGTGGCACAGATTTGATATGCGCACCGGCGTTTGCCGATATTTTAATTGCTGGTGAGGAACGTACAGCCTTAAAATTGTTAGTAGAAAAACGTGTTCGATAA